CCCGACTCTGCTGAAGCTTGGAGAGAACGTTGCATGTGTCCAGCATGACACCAACCATatcgcggccatggccaagatcaAGCATACATGCAGAGCCGAGTACAGAGTGCAACTCTTTCGGCATTCGCCGTCGATCGCGCATCAGCACGCCACAAAACTTGCAACACACACACAATCGCCTTATTCACTCCCCTCCGTCTCCAAAATCCCAAACACCAGACGGCTTTGATAGCCAACTTTGGCACATGGCCGCCCAGACCATTGGGCCCCTCCGCCACGCTGATCGTCCATGCGCATAAAGCGGCATAATAGCCGACCCACGCGGCCCCCGAAAAAGCCGTCACTGGAAAGCCGGTCTTGAAAATTGAGAATTGCTTCCAGTCCAAGACGGCGGGAAGCAAAAAGTCCTTGGCCTCCCATTACACCCGGCAACTGTTTGGTGCGCCATGTGATACTGCGATAGAGACGTTGTTACCTAGCCATCGACGCACACCAAGAACAGTGTTTGGCAGAATACACTTGCCTAATAAGAAGTATATCCCTACTATACCGTAGTATATTATCGTATTTAGCGCgatacccaggtacctatCTGGTCAAATTCTTTTTGCCTCCACTGCATCCTGCTATGGACTGGTTGGCTGGTACTAGTACTTGTGTGCAAGAGAAGTAGAAGTCAAGGTCAACCATGCCATATTGCAGCTCTccatccaccaccatcccTGTCTTCTATCGCAACTCTGAAACAATGCATCTGACCCTTGTCATGGATTGGGCGAGGGACTGCATTGACGGATATCTGTCCTGCCGGTGTTATACTCCATGAAGTTTGGTTTGCGCTGCTTATCCGCTTATCTGTGATTTTCAGATTCGAGATTTCTGGAACATTCAAAGCGGAATCGAACCGTATAGATATGCGCAAGTCGCGGCCCGCTAGCCAaagccatctcgcgatagcctcagccaccgTCATCATAGAAGCAAACTGACTTTGTGCCGGTGACTCACGCCGAGTCACGCCGACAACCTAAAATGCCCACACACGTAGTATATAAGCGAGGTCTGCCCTCGTCGGCACTCCAAGTCGACTTTGTTCCTCTCCATCCAAGTCACTCCTCTGCTGTCAAGACCACAACCACTGCAACCACTCACTTGCTGACATCGCCCACAGCTATCTACTCTCACTACCATAGTTGCCTGTTGTAACCTTTAGGGGCTAAAgctgacaaggccaagggggcaaaaacaacaccaccaaTAACGATTTAGAAGCCTTCTATAGTAAAAGGAATACTAGCTTTAGGGTTAAAAATCCTGATTTGAGGGAAATCAAGGTGACCAACCAGGTGATCAGGGATCTAGAAAAGAAAGCTTGGATAAACGCGGAGCCTAGAGCACTTGGCTTTTTTGGCCCTGCTGGCCTTTGGGCTAGTTTAACAGCTTTTTTGCTGCTGCGTCTAGGCTCCGCGTTCATTACAGCCTTCTTTTCTAGGTAGGTCCCTTATAGCCTGGTTGCTCTCCTTGATTTCCTTGGAATTAGGATTTTAAGCTTTAAAGCTGGTATCCCTTTTACTGTAAAGGGCTTTTAAATCGGTATTAGTTTGTGTTATTTTTGCCCTCTTAGTCTTGTCAGCTTTAACCCGGCGACTTGCTTGTGTTGGGCTTTGCGTTGGGTAGCTTGCCACTTTTGGCCATGTTATTCCTGTGAGAGTAGATAGCTGTGGGCGATATCGGCAAGTAGGTGGTTGTAGTGCTTGTAGGAGATTTATGTGGAGGCAGGTTATGGTCTTGACAGCAGAGGAGGCAGATGACTTGGATGGAAAGGAACAGGGTTAACTTGGAATGCGGGCGAGACCTCGGTGACGTACTGCATGTGTGGGCAAGACACAGCACCAATTGCGCTGGTATGTCTGACGCGTCGCGATGCGCAGACGGTCTACTTTTCTGGTCTCTTCCTGTTCTTGGCTTGATACAGCCCAAGAATGTGTTATTAGATGTTGCGCTTGCACGATCCTTGTGTCATGCTTGTAATCTCATTTGACTTGAGagagacaaaagaaaaagttaATAGATATGCGTAACTGGAAACACGGACGCGTTGTGCCTGTCTGGATGGCTATTTTGgtgtcaaggccaaggaagaCTGACGGGTCGAGGTGTAGATGTGAGTGAGTCCTTGTGCGTCAAACAGGTAGAATACAGATATAACTGGGGTAAAAGTTAATTTGGGGGGGGATTTTCGCTGTGAAGCTTGCTGCTTGATCGAAAGCTGCAAATACATAAATTACATGTTGAAACTGCAAAAAATGCGTCTGATGGTCCCGCTCAGCCTTGATTCTAGGAACCCAAGAAGAGAAGCGCGCTGTGCCGATGCCCCATGGAATCCTATCTGGTAGTCGCGTACTGGGACAAGTCCATTGCTGCCTTGCGGTTTGTTCCGCCGCGGAGTGAGGTGTCTCGATTCTGTTCTGTTTCTATGCGGAccatctcttccatctcGTTGTTCGAGACTTCTATAGGTCCTGAAGCCCCGTACGCATCGATATCAGGTGTGACATTTCATATGGAAATAAGGGTTCTTTGCCACGCTTCATTGTCGTCGTGAATTTGCCACTGGATACAAAGGGACGGCCATTTTTGGAGGATGACTTCCGTGAAGGCAATGCTGGAATATCACATCTGAGCGCGAGTATTATACTTTGGGCTGCCTGTGTGAGGCTTTTGAGTGAAGAATCCGTATGCATATCGGCCTTTGACAGCTCTGTCGGCCACTTGAGTATAATTCTCTGAAATGCTTTGCAGGAGGTTCATGCGCTGGGTTCTGTCATTCCTCGAACTTGAGTTAGTTAAAGTCGCGAATCTGGCGTCGTGTCTCTACAGAGGCTTCTGGGCGTGGGTTTATCTCTACCGGCATATTTACTTGGTACCTTCCAAAAGGAGAACTAGATCAGTGTACACACGTCAATCCTGGATGGGAACTTGGCTCCATGTCGCGAGACGGACTGCAACACCGAGTATTTGCCTAAATATTTCATCTCCGACAACGCTTGTTCGCGGGGCTTCAAAGTAGCGGTCATGGTTGTAATCTCTCAGCTTGGGAACGACATCAAGAgagcttgccgtcggccTCACACGTGCTACTCAGCTTGTTTGCTCCAGATACAGCTTCAGGGTCGAAGCCTCAGCCGAGTTTCTGATGATGCAGTTGTTAACCCCACGGCACATGTAGAGCTCCGCCACCCGAGGGAACGACTAGGTGTTGTCTTTCTACGAATTGCCAGCTTTTTGTTGCGTAAACGGACGGTGGTCTGTAACGGCAGGCCAGTAAACCATCCAACATCACGCCTGGGTGGCTTAGTAGGTGTGTCGTTGACCAACTTCATCGACTCTGCAGCACCAGTCACCACAGGTCCTATTttgactacctacctaggtagataaTATAGAACTCGCCTCGTCACAAGTAGAGACTATTGCCATGCCAAGTAGCAGCATCCTCCTTCGATGCGAGGTTGGCAGACAACTGAAGCTGTGTGTCTGATTGGGCTTGGCAAGAAATTTATCTGATTAAATATGCTAGGCTAAACTATGAAGCGATACACGTCCCCACACTAGTCATCATATCCAGAATCATCTCCGTATCTGTATGCTCTATTGTCAATTGCTGAAGGTATGGTCGGTTATTTTACGTGTTGAAATTGGAGAAGCTATGTTTCGTCGCTCGTCGCATTGAATGCCAAGGGTCATGGGTATCAGGTCCGGATGAAAGACGCATATGTAGCCAACACCGCCCCGCTACATTGAACGAAAAAGGCAAGTGTCatagaaaagaaagaaagaaaatcGGTCATGGGAATCGTAGTCGTAATACCGTTTCAAACCGGCCAGGTTGCCCAATACAAGCTCTGAGGTTTAGTTAGGATTGAAATTGGCGTATAGCTCTGGCTTTTCGCAATATTTTCCAGGCCGATTGCAGGTCAAGTCAAACCGAAACGCGATTTCATTTCTCCAGGCATTCCGGGAGGGGCCATGGGCTCCTAATACGCCAAAAATTCCTCAGAGAATTGACAGCGTACACTGTGATCCATCTGTACAAAAGCGTCACTGTCACATGAATCGTTGTGGTTGAACGACAGGCGTGTTGGCATCTATTGTTGCCAAGGGGCTGGAGCATATGGTGTAGGGGGCAGATGCGTAAAGGTGAACAACAAGGAAAGCTCATCCAAGGTTAGATCTGTCCCTTGATATCAACTTTTCGAAAAGCTTCGGATCTGGATGATTCAAATAGCTGGCCGGCCTTCCCGCTCAGAAAAACGATGTTATCTGAGCGATCTTCCAGCAGGTGCTGTCCACTGTGGTCGATTATGAACTGGGCAGCATCGGCATCAGACTCGAAGCCCAACTCTTCAGTGATGAAACGGAGCTTAACATCAGGTTTATAACTACAAAAGCATTAGCATTTGCCGTTCTGTATCAGCGTCACACGTAACGGCATGAAACGTACCTTTTGCAAATATTACACAATGCAGCAAGACGTTCTCTGGCGACAAACATATCCAGAAGATATGCGCCCATATTGGGCGTGTCAAGGTAAAGCTGGAAGAACTTGTGATAATtccccaaagccaaagccgaCCGAACTTGCAAAGCATGCTTAATCGGCTTTTCCTCCTTTTCTGCTGCGGTTAGATCTGCCATCGTGTCGCTCAGACCAGTACGATTGGCAGTATGAATGAAATAAAGAATACGATACGCTTTGAACTCGATAGGATTGCCTTTTAACCCCAGAGAATAGAGGGAACGAAGTTGGGTCTGGCACTGGTTATACTCACCGATGTCCCCCTTTTCCAAGGCAATGCGGGCATGTATCTCATAGACGGAGACAGTGAAATCGTTTTTAATGCGTTGAACAGTGAGATCTTGTCGCATGGATTTGAACTGGTCGCAAATGTATGAATAATTCCCCTCTTTCCtccacttcttcttcagcaagTCCAAAGTTTGGCGCAGGATATGCACAGGTCGAACATTGGAAGGAATAGGAGGAGCAGTTAGGCGAAGATACCTCTTCTCCAACACCTCACTGGTTCCAATAATTGGGCCTGAGGAGGGTGGAGTTGGACTAGGTGATCTGTATACCGCCTTGTATTCGCTCTCGAAGCGGCGTTTGCGTTTACTGGCGGCCTCTTTTTGAAACTTACTTGATTTCGCCAGGTTGTCGTCAAAAGTGGAACGTTTGTCTGGTGATGGATATGAAATACGGGTCTCAAGGGATGATCGCGAGTTAGCATTATGCCACGGTGGTTGGTTAGATCCACCGTCGACAGAATCGGAGGACTTTCTTTTCCTGGACTTGGCGACAGAttcagaagatgatggcgtgTGATTTCCGCTGTTATACAGTGCGTCACGGTCGGCTTTCACGAGGGCTTGCGGCAAAGGGACAGCATCCCAGTCTATGGTATACAAAGTGCCATTTTCTTTGGCTGTGCCAATCgtctccttgagcttggcctcgACCTCTGCGCGAGACACGGTCGGGTCGTCGTTTTCGGGAAGAAAGGATCGTTGAACATATTTCCGGACGGATTCAGGCCACTCCGTCTTCGGCTTGGGCTGCTCTGCTTGGGCAGGAGACTGGGCACCAACGGAAGGCGGCACATAACCTGGGTACGGAGGTGTTGGAGGAGCGTACTGGCTGAAGCCCTGGCGGACTTGGACTGGAACAAAGGCAGGACCTGTGCGTGTGAGCTGATCGGTTCTGTAAAAGAGAGAGACAGAGGTTGATGAGGTTTCTTACTGGCAGCATAACTGTACGCGACCGGCTGGGTCCGTTGTGAGACGCCAGGCGCTTGCTGTGAGGCCGACCACCCTGGCAACATAGTGCTGGATAGTCGATTTACTGAGTGTTAGCTTTTTTGGTCGAAATAGCTCAAATGCCTGTGTGTATTGGCTCGAAATGGGCAGGCGTAGCGATTGTCGAGAATATTGGAGTCGATGTGTTCGAACTGACGGTGTGGACGTGGGAGAGGAGAAAATGACCCTTTCGTGTGGGTGGATAAGAGTCTAAACGCCCAAGCCCGTGACGAGCCGGCAGATTATCGGCTAATACAAAGTGTGTGGGTGGGTGGGTCTGTCTTGCATCATGAATGACCTTCAAGCGAGTTCAACACACGTCCAGCGAGTCATCTGGGGAAGTTGTCGACAAGATATAATTCTATTCACCTTTCCTTAGCTCAAGCCTTCTATTGCATGCAACCTTCAGCCGTCACAACATAGCCAGTGGACTAGACACCATAGCTCTGAGCTAACTTCGACGCGGCTATTAGTTGTATTACCGACCGTAGCCGAGCATCCGCTTCTTTATCAGCACATAATAACACAATCACGGCGGCTTTGCATTTGGACATCGTCTCCCGGCTGATCAGCCACTACGACATGACGAATGTTTCTGAAACACATAGATCTGACTACTGCATTGCGGCCATCTTATTTGCCAGATGAGATCTTGTTGTTTGTGCAGGATAATGTTGGGCTCTATGAGGGGTGAGCTTCGCCACTTGGACCTTCTTTAATGAAGATTAGGGTTTTGTTAACAGAGTGTCACAGGAAGCTAAAGCTTCCGAACCACCAGAATGGCCAAGTTTACTTGACATCCCATCGAATTTGCTATGTCGATAAAGCTGAGCCTAGAACAAACTCTATGGCATTGGATCTCAAGGACATTGACCGGTATGACTTCTATGCCGGGTTTCTGAAGTCGTCACCCAAAATCACCATCTTTCCCAAGCCTTTGAAGCGGTCTTCGCTTCATAGTCGAGCTTTATCCAATGCGGTATCTCCTTCGAGAAACGATTCCGCATCTCCTGGGCAAAGGGACAGTGCACATAGACCTCCACCAGAGCATCCCCAAGTGACGACGGCCACTTGGGTCTGCACCATTTGCAGCTTCTCTAATCCGATACCGGTGAATTTTGATCCTGCGGCAGCGAACGCACATACGCCGCTACCGCCATGCCTAGCTTGTGGAATCAAGCCAACACTGGCACATGTTCTAAAAGCAGCCATTAACAACGCCAGCCAACGTCCAACGCCCGTAATAAACACTTCTTCTGGCTTCAGTTCGCTCTCGAATCGACAACATGAATCAGATGCCCTTTTAGCAACATCAACAAACCCTTTGGATTCTTTTCAGCAAAGCCGCGGCCAAGCACTCGAGCAAAATAGGTCGGGTTCCTCGGTCGACGCTGGGGCATCCTTTGCGTGTCCGCGGTGCACATTTTCAAATCACCCGTCATTACTTGCCTGCGAGATTTGTGGCGCGCCCCTTTTGTCACAGAATACCCCTAGCATAAAAACCGAGTCGCCCACGGTTCGTACGGAGTCCCCAGGTCCTGTCCACGAGGCTCCCAGCAATGCACCTTCAGGCATTGACGTGGCTGACAGTATCAAGATTTCCTTTCGGGGTGGGGGTATGCAGATATTTTATGAGAGGCTGAAGGGAGCCATAACACAAAGAAAATGGTTACTACAGAATGCTCCTCCGGTTCCCAAAAATGGAAGGAGTGCAGACCCAAATACTCTAGCTGGTTCATCAGATACATCGACCAGTCGAACCAAGACTGCGGGTATTGCAGGCCTGGAGCAGTTGGGTCTCAATATGCATAAGAACAACGAAATGCTGATTGGCAGTGCGTTTGAAGATCTGGAGGCGTTGATGTCGTCAGCAAAGGAGGTCATTGCTCTCGCAGAACGATATGCTCGCCAAACGAATGGTGTCACTGGCGGAGCTTCAGCCGAAGAAAATGCCATCTTGGCAGAGTCCGCAAGCCAACTAGGCTTGGTTACTACGAAGGACATTGTTGCCGGCGGAAGTTCTGAGTATCTATACATATCCGAACTGTCTCGGAATCTTGCCGAGTTCCTGGCTGATGACTCGAGAGGTGTCTTGAAACGAGCCGGAGGCATCATCACGCTCGTCGATTTGTGGGCCATGTTCAACAGAGCAAGAGGGGGTGTCGAGCTTGTCAGCCCCATGGACTTCGAGAAAGCTGCACGTTTGTGGGAAAGTCTAAAGCTTCCAGTCCGGCTGCGAACCTTCCGCAGCGGCGTAATGGTAGTCCAGGGCCACGATCGTACCGACGACGCGACTATCAAGTCGCTGCTTTCCTGGCTGCAGGATCTACACGAATTTCCCCCAGAGCGAGAAGTCACCTGGGATTGGAGAGAGTTTGGACGTGGCGTTACGGCCCTGGAAACTGCGGAACGATTCGGTTGGAGCATTGgtgttgccgaggaggagctaCTAATGGCAGAAGAGCACGGCGCTCTATGCCGAGAAGAAGGGTTGGAGGGGTTAAAGTTCTGGAAGAATTACATTGATACGGGTGATGCCCCCCCGCCAAAGAGCAAGGCCAGGCTTGAAGATGAGGCTATCATAAAGGCACTGCAGGATAGCGGATTCATGTAGAATACCGAGCTTGCGTAAGAAGCCATGCACAGGCTAATACGCGGGCACTCGGATGCACAACTTAGACTTCAAGTGATATTGTGCCAATCATTGGTGTTGGTGAGCTCGTGCCTACCAGCTTGTTTACTGATTTTTTGCACGCCACGAGTTATATTGACAAATGCTTGTGCCCCGACTAAGAGCTTGCCCGCTTGATAAATTACTGCCATGGCCCTAACCGATGTCTATTACGATCCTAAACGCTATGCCTCTTTCTTTAGCCCCAGCCCGGTGACCTGGGTATTAAAAACTGTTCCCATCGCTATTTTACCATTtgaaaaaaagaacacaGAAACCGACAATACGATGGACCAAAAAGTGGAAGA
The DNA window shown above is from Metarhizium brunneum chromosome 1, complete sequence and carries:
- the vps36 gene encoding Vacuolar protein-sorting-associated protein 36; protein product: MALDLKDIDRYDFYAGFLKSSPKITIFPKPLKRSSLHSRALSNAVSPSRNDSASPGQRDSAHRPPPEHPQVTTATWVCTICSFSNPIPVNFDPAAANAHTPLPPCLACGIKPTLAHVLKAAINNASQRPTPVINTSSGFSSLSNRQHESDALLATSTNPLDSFQQSRGQALEQNRSGSSVDAGASFACPRCTFSNHPSLLACEICGAPLLSQNTPSIKTESPTVRTESPGPVHEAPSNAPSGIDVADSIKISFRGGGMQIFYERLKGAITQRKWLLQNAPPVPKNGRSADPNTLAGSSDTSTSRTKTAGIAGLEQLGLNMHKNNEMLIGSAFEDLEALMSSAKEVIALAERYARQTNGVTGGASAEENAILAESASQLGLVTTKDIVAGGSSEYLYISELSRNLAEFLADDSRGVLKRAGGIITLVDLWAMFNRARGGVELVSPMDFEKAARLWESLKLPVRLRTFRSGVMVVQGHDRTDDATIKSLLSWLQDLHEFPPEREVTWDWREFGRGVTALETAERFGWSIGVAEEELLMAEEHGALCREEGLEGLKFWKNYIDTGDAPPPKSKARLEDEAIIKALQDSGFM
- the THP3 gene encoding THP3, with the translated sequence MLPGWSASQQAPGVSQRTQPVAYSYAASPAFVPVQVRQGFSQYAPPTPPYPGYVPPSVGAQSPAQAEQPKPKTEWPESVRKYVQRSFLPENDDPTVSRAEVEAKLKETIGTAKENGTLYTIDWDAVPLPQALVKADRDALYNSGNHTPSSSESVAKSRKRKSSDSVDGGSNQPPWHNANSRSSLETRISYPSPDKRSTFDDNLAKSSKFQKEAASKRKRRFESEYKAVYRSPSPTPPSSGPIIGTSEVLEKRYLRLTAPPIPSNVRPVHILRQTLDLLKKKWRKEGNYSYICDQFKSMRQDLTVQRIKNDFTVSVYEIHARIALEKGDIGEYNQCQTQLRSLYSLGLKGNPIEFKAYRILYFIHTANRTGLSDTMADLTAAEKEEKPIKHALQVRSALALGNYHKFFQLYLDTPNMGAYLLDMFVARERLAALCNICKSYKPDVKLRFITEELGFESDADAAQFIIDHSGQHLLEDRSDNIVFLSGKAGQLFESSRSEAFRKVDIKGQI